One window of Polynucleobacter sp. HIN5 genomic DNA carries:
- a CDS encoding acetyl-CoA C-acyltransferase family protein, with the protein MSRDVVVLSAARSAIGSYGGSLSGMEPSELAGVVMKEAVARSGADPTKINYVTVGNTMPTDSRYAYVARVAAIQAGLPMDSVAMAVNRLCSSGLQAIVTTAQGIMLNDYDYGVGGGVEVMSRAMYGATAMRNGARMGDTKMIDLMVAVLTDPFGVGHMGITAENLAEKWKITREDQDAFAVESHRRAAAAIKEGRFKSQIVPITLKTRKGDVVFDTDEHCKPDTTMETLGKMKPAFKKEGGTVTAGNASGVNDGAAFMVLAAADVAAKAGQKPIARLVSYAVAGVPNHIMGEGPIPATKIALQRAGLTLDKMDVIESNEAFAAQAIAVTKGLGLDPAKTNVNGGAVALGHPVGCTGAAIATKAIYELHRTNGKYCLVTMCIGGGQGIAAVFERL; encoded by the coding sequence ATGAGTCGTGATGTCGTGGTTTTAAGTGCAGCGCGTTCTGCAATTGGAAGTTATGGTGGCAGTCTCAGTGGCATGGAGCCATCGGAGTTGGCTGGCGTGGTGATGAAAGAGGCGGTTGCCCGATCTGGCGCGGATCCTACCAAGATTAACTACGTAACGGTCGGCAATACCATGCCAACCGATTCACGCTATGCCTATGTGGCTCGTGTGGCGGCGATTCAAGCGGGACTGCCGATGGACTCCGTTGCCATGGCCGTTAATCGTCTGTGCAGTTCTGGATTACAAGCAATTGTGACTACCGCGCAGGGCATCATGCTCAACGACTATGACTATGGTGTGGGCGGCGGTGTGGAAGTGATGTCGCGCGCGATGTACGGAGCCACAGCGATGCGTAATGGAGCGCGCATGGGTGATACGAAGATGATTGACCTCATGGTTGCTGTACTCACCGACCCCTTTGGTGTTGGCCACATGGGCATCACGGCAGAGAACTTGGCTGAGAAATGGAAGATCACGCGCGAAGATCAAGATGCCTTTGCAGTGGAGTCGCATCGCCGTGCTGCTGCTGCGATCAAAGAAGGCCGCTTTAAATCCCAAATCGTACCGATTACATTAAAAACCCGAAAGGGCGATGTGGTGTTTGATACCGATGAGCATTGCAAACCGGATACCACCATGGAGACCTTAGGAAAAATGAAGCCCGCCTTCAAAAAAGAGGGTGGCACAGTGACCGCAGGAAATGCATCGGGTGTGAACGATGGTGCTGCCTTCATGGTTTTAGCAGCGGCTGATGTGGCTGCCAAAGCTGGACAAAAACCGATTGCGCGTTTGGTCTCTTATGCGGTTGCAGGAGTACCAAATCACATCATGGGTGAGGGCCCAATCCCCGCAACCAAGATTGCCTTGCAGCGTGCTGGATTAACGCTTGACAAGATGGATGTGATTGAATCTAATGAGGCCTTTGCTGCTCAAGCGATTGCGGTGACCAAAGGGTTGGGCTTGGATCCAGCCAAGACCAATGTGAACGGTGGTGCAGTTGCTCTTGGCCATCCAGTGGGTTGCACCGGCGCTGCGATTGCCACTAAAGCCATTTATGAATTACATCGCACCAATGGTAAATACTGCTTAGTCACCATGTGTATTGGTGGTGGTCAAGGCATTGCCGCGGTATTTGAGCGACTCTAA
- the tig gene encoding trigger factor, which produces MQIENLGSLDRKITLQFNRADVNQAREARLNKIGKSMKMPGFRPGKVPKKMVEQQYGLQVDFEVQYDKASQLFYEVSKKEGIKLASQPRLEPKSEIGADEVVFDAFFEVLPEVKIGDFSGSELTRYTTDVNDPEIDRALDVLRKQRVHYHSRGEAGDHGDGGSDTSAQKDDQVTLDFVGTIDGVEFAGGKADDFKFVIGAGQMLPEFEAAALGLKKGESKTFPLSFPADYHGKEVAGKTAQFTITMKDVAWPHLPPADEEFAKSLGITEGGVEKMRSEIKANMEREVKRRTEALLKNQVMDELIKQCQLDVPKSLITSEQERLVEGARQDLMQRGIPNAKDAPIPAEMFAEQADKRVRLGLILSDLVKLHSLTATPDQIKASIEETAATYEDPKEVVRWYYSDPSRLKEVEAVVLEENVVKHICGLAKVTDQSVSFEELSKMS; this is translated from the coding sequence GTGCAAATCGAAAACTTAGGTAGCTTAGATCGCAAAATTACTCTCCAATTTAATCGTGCTGATGTGAACCAAGCACGCGAGGCCCGTTTAAATAAGATTGGTAAATCCATGAAGATGCCGGGCTTTCGTCCAGGCAAGGTGCCCAAGAAAATGGTGGAGCAGCAATACGGCCTGCAAGTGGATTTCGAGGTTCAGTATGACAAAGCGTCGCAACTCTTTTATGAGGTCAGCAAAAAAGAAGGAATCAAATTAGCCAGCCAACCCCGCTTGGAACCTAAAAGTGAGATTGGCGCCGATGAAGTTGTGTTTGATGCCTTTTTTGAGGTCTTGCCTGAAGTGAAGATTGGTGACTTCAGTGGCTCCGAGTTAACCCGCTACACCACCGATGTGAACGATCCCGAAATCGATCGGGCGCTCGATGTTCTTCGCAAACAACGCGTGCATTATCACTCCCGCGGTGAAGCCGGCGACCACGGTGATGGTGGTTCTGATACCAGCGCTCAAAAAGATGATCAAGTGACTCTGGATTTTGTTGGCACGATTGATGGCGTCGAGTTTGCAGGCGGCAAAGCCGATGACTTTAAGTTCGTAATCGGTGCCGGTCAGATGTTGCCAGAGTTTGAGGCCGCCGCATTAGGTCTTAAAAAGGGCGAGAGCAAAACCTTCCCCTTAAGTTTCCCAGCCGACTACCACGGTAAAGAGGTGGCAGGTAAAACCGCTCAGTTCACGATTACGATGAAGGATGTCGCCTGGCCTCATTTGCCTCCAGCGGATGAGGAGTTTGCTAAATCCCTGGGGATTACCGAAGGGGGCGTCGAGAAGATGCGCAGCGAGATCAAGGCCAATATGGAGCGCGAGGTCAAGCGTCGCACCGAGGCTCTCCTTAAGAACCAGGTCATGGACGAGTTAATCAAGCAATGCCAACTCGATGTGCCTAAATCATTAATTACTAGCGAGCAAGAGCGTTTAGTTGAAGGTGCTCGCCAAGATCTCATGCAACGCGGCATCCCCAATGCAAAGGATGCACCGATTCCTGCCGAGATGTTTGCTGAGCAGGCTGACAAGCGCGTACGGCTCGGATTGATTCTGTCGGATCTTGTTAAGCTTCACAGCTTAACTGCGACCCCGGATCAAATTAAAGCGTCGATCGAAGAGACCGCTGCGACCTATGAGGATCCCAAAGAGGTGGTTCGTTGGTATTACAGCGATCCAAGCCGCCTTAAGGAGGTGGAAGCCGTGGTTCTTGAGGAGAACGTCGTGAAACATATTTGCGGCCTCGCGAAGGTAACCGATCAATCGGTTAGTTTCGAAGAGCTCAGCAAAATGAGTTAA
- the serB gene encoding phosphoserine phosphatase SerB, which translates to MMSSSSHPFPSLQILGSKAADPQLISGLERAMQTLGIGFQNTAGRFLLAREIEAFERNGLRQYCAERVCDLAILPAGFDSKAMKVLAMDMDSTLINIECVDEIADFTGKKAAVAEITAATMRGEIPNFAESLRRRVALLEGTPITALHSVYEERLQLNPGAELLISGAHERDMHTLLVSGGFTFFTERMQERLALCETHSNQLEIVNDRLTGKVLGDIVDGVAKNRFVEAACGRFDLDKRAAIVIGDGANDLLMMADCGLSVAYRAKAIVKEKADVALDNVGLDAVLELL; encoded by the coding sequence ATGATGTCTTCATCATCCCATCCATTCCCTAGTTTGCAGATCTTAGGATCAAAAGCGGCCGATCCCCAATTGATCTCGGGTCTAGAGCGTGCCATGCAAACCTTGGGGATCGGTTTTCAGAATACTGCTGGGCGATTCTTGTTAGCACGTGAGATTGAAGCATTTGAGCGCAATGGTCTACGCCAGTATTGCGCAGAACGTGTTTGCGATCTCGCCATTCTGCCAGCCGGTTTTGATTCCAAGGCAATGAAGGTCTTAGCCATGGACATGGACTCAACCTTAATCAATATTGAGTGCGTTGATGAAATTGCTGACTTTACTGGCAAGAAAGCAGCGGTCGCAGAAATTACTGCAGCTACGATGCGCGGTGAGATCCCAAACTTTGCAGAGAGCTTGCGTCGCCGTGTTGCCCTGTTAGAGGGTACGCCCATTACCGCATTGCATTCGGTCTATGAGGAACGCTTGCAACTCAATCCCGGGGCAGAGCTCTTAATCAGTGGAGCACATGAGCGTGATATGCACACCCTACTGGTTTCGGGTGGCTTCACATTCTTTACAGAACGCATGCAAGAACGCCTAGCTTTGTGCGAGACCCACTCCAATCAATTAGAGATTGTGAATGATCGGCTCACTGGTAAGGTCTTGGGCGATATTGTGGATGGTGTTGCCAAGAATCGATTCGTGGAAGCCGCATGTGGACGCTTTGATCTTGATAAGCGCGCAGCAATTGTGATTGGTGATGGTGCGAATGATCTACTCATGATGGCCGACTGCGGTTTAAGTGTCGCCTATCGCGCCAAGGCGATTGTTAAAGAAAAAGCCGACGTCGCTTTAGACAACGTCGGCTTGGATGCAGTCCTCGAACTGCTCTAA
- the ispF gene encoding 2-C-methyl-D-erythritol 2,4-cyclodiphosphate synthase, which yields MMTSIPFRIGQGYDIHALVPVRKLILGGVHIPYEKGLLGHSDADALLHAITDALLGAAGLHDIGQMFPDDDARFKDMDSRVLLRAALQEIQAMGYQVGNVDATVICQKPKLASYIPEMVRNIASDLKVTDSHINLKAKTNESLGHLGRGEGIAVHAVALLYKAL from the coding sequence ATGATGACCAGCATTCCATTTCGGATCGGACAGGGGTATGACATTCATGCCTTGGTACCTGTTCGCAAATTAATTCTTGGGGGAGTTCACATTCCCTATGAAAAAGGTCTACTTGGACACTCGGATGCTGATGCATTGCTACACGCGATTACCGATGCACTTTTAGGTGCTGCTGGTTTGCATGACATTGGGCAAATGTTCCCCGATGACGATGCGCGCTTCAAAGACATGGATAGCCGAGTGCTACTGCGGGCAGCCTTGCAAGAGATCCAAGCCATGGGCTATCAGGTTGGTAATGTCGATGCCACTGTGATCTGTCAAAAACCAAAATTAGCCTCATATATTCCGGAGATGGTGCGCAATATTGCAAGCGACTTGAAGGTGACCGACAGCCATATCAATTTGAAAGCCAAAACCAATGAATCCTTGGGCCATCTGGGTCGGGGTGAGGGAATTGCAGTCCACGCCGTGGCTCTCCTCTATAAGGCATTGTAG
- the rimO gene encoding 30S ribosomal protein S12 methylthiotransferase RimO, translating to MVAKVGFVSLGCPKALVDSELILTQLSAEGYETAKDYAGADLVIVNTCGFIDSAVEESLSAIGEALTENGKVIVTGCLGAKKNADGSDLITSIHPKVLAVTGPHATAEVLQAVHTHLPKPHDPFMDLVPPAGIKLTPKHYAYLKISEGCNHRCSFCIIPSMRGDLVSRPIGDVLQEAQKLFESGVKELLVVSQDTSAYGVDIQYRTGFWDGKPIKTRLYDLALALHELALRHQAWVRMHYVYPYPHVDQILPIMAKFKDEGFGLLPYLDIPFQHAHPDVLKRMKRPASGEKNLDRIAAWRAICPDLVIRSTFIAGFPGETEDEFSALLQFMEEAQIDRAGCFAYSPVEGATANALDHPVPESLREERRSRFMALAEEQSSRRLRRLVDQRIRVLVDHVTPEGGIGRSAADAPEIDGIVKILPPSKPSKRYRVGEFVRATVLETQGHDLIVEV from the coding sequence GTGGTTGCAAAAGTAGGATTTGTTTCATTGGGGTGCCCCAAGGCATTGGTGGATTCTGAACTGATCTTGACCCAATTAAGTGCTGAGGGGTATGAGACCGCAAAAGACTATGCAGGAGCCGATCTCGTCATTGTGAACACCTGCGGCTTTATTGATTCGGCTGTCGAGGAAAGTTTATCGGCGATCGGTGAAGCGCTCACTGAAAACGGCAAGGTGATCGTGACCGGTTGCCTAGGTGCCAAGAAAAATGCCGATGGCAGTGATCTCATCACCAGCATTCATCCTAAAGTGCTCGCGGTGACGGGGCCACACGCAACCGCGGAAGTCTTGCAAGCCGTGCACACTCATTTACCTAAACCGCATGATCCGTTTATGGATCTCGTGCCCCCAGCGGGTATCAAACTGACGCCAAAGCATTACGCCTATCTCAAAATCTCAGAGGGTTGTAATCATCGGTGTAGCTTTTGCATTATTCCCAGTATGCGAGGTGATCTAGTCTCACGCCCCATCGGCGATGTATTGCAAGAAGCCCAAAAACTTTTTGAGTCAGGAGTCAAAGAGCTCTTGGTGGTTTCGCAGGATACCAGTGCCTATGGCGTTGATATTCAGTACCGCACCGGCTTTTGGGATGGTAAGCCGATCAAGACACGCTTGTACGATTTGGCACTTGCACTGCATGAACTTGCGCTAAGGCATCAAGCCTGGGTGCGCATGCACTATGTCTATCCCTATCCCCATGTGGATCAGATTTTGCCGATCATGGCGAAATTCAAGGATGAGGGATTTGGGCTCTTGCCGTATTTGGATATTCCGTTTCAGCATGCACACCCGGACGTCCTCAAGCGCATGAAGCGACCTGCGAGCGGAGAAAAAAATCTCGATCGTATTGCTGCATGGCGAGCGATTTGCCCAGATCTTGTGATTCGTAGTACGTTTATTGCCGGATTTCCTGGCGAAACCGAAGATGAGTTTTCAGCCTTACTGCAATTTATGGAAGAGGCGCAAATCGATCGAGCCGGGTGCTTTGCCTATTCACCGGTAGAAGGCGCTACTGCGAATGCGCTCGACCACCCCGTGCCTGAGTCCCTTCGTGAGGAGCGACGCTCCCGCTTCATGGCCCTTGCCGAGGAACAATCGAGCCGGCGCTTACGTCGATTAGTCGACCAACGCATTCGGGTATTAGTTGACCATGTAACCCCTGAGGGCGGAATCGGTCGGAGTGCCGCCGATGCCCCAGAAATTGATGGGATTGTAAAAATCTTGCCACCCAGTAAGCCTTCCAAGCGCTACCGGGTTGGGGAGTTCGTGAGGGCTACGGTCCTAGAAACTCAAGGACATGATCTGATTGTAGAAGTCTAG
- the mfd gene encoding transcription-repair coupling factor: MSDAVNPAAAPRPAALLTPPIPVLRAGQRFTFDSIVGSADAALLAQMASAYRANYSQFVVLCANATDAQRLLEEIPSFAPQLRIRLLPDWEILPYDHFSPHQDLISERLATLHEMQNGTCDLILMPVTTALQRLAPPAFLSAHTFFFRQGERLNEEALRLQLQQAGYDPVSAVMRPGEYSIRGGLIDLFPMGSSLPYRLDLFGDEIEHIRAFDPDTQRSLYPVKEIRLLPGHEFPFDEASRTAFRGRWREYFEGDPTRCSIYKDVSTGIPTAGIESYLPLFFDETATIYDYFVRSDKVDRSEDICLGYIGDIETSITQFWKDTEQRYAFLKHDLERPVLKPQDLFLSLEQFYTIAKSYPRFVLQTQAALDSTTEPVFTQLPDVAIHRRDADPLKRLRQLVSQNEWRILICAESAGRLESIRQLIEESNLGSSKDAAFALHPQGVNTIADFVKGDERFGCCVSPLFNGFVWQPQQLLIITEAELFTQTARQRRGKETSNTDPDTLFRDLSELKVGDPVVHVEHGIGRYQGLVLLNMAGPKEAPAFEEFLHLIYAHDATLYVPVQQLHQVTRYAGADPDSAPLHQLGSGQWDKAKRKAAQQIRDTAAELLNLYAARAIRKGHAFEFSAHDYAAFAESFGFEETPDQANAIAAVIGDMTSGKPMDRLVCGDVGFGKTEVALRASFVAVMGGKQVAILAPTTLLAEQHASTWKDRFAAWPVRIVELSRFKTAKEINAALAAIAAGEADIVIGTHKLLSKETQFARLGLVIVDEEHRFGVRQKDALKALRAEVDILTLTATPIPRTLGMALEGLREFSVIATAPQKRLAIKTFVRRESDGVIREAVLREIKRGGQVYFLHNEVETIQNRKQALQMLLPEARITVAHGQMHERELEAVMRDFVTQRSNVLLCTTIIETGIDVPTANTIIMHRADKFGLAQLHQLRGRVGRSHHQAYAYLLVPDPDALTKQAHLRLDAIVAMEELGSGFYLAMHDLEIRGAGEVLGDKQSGEIHEIGFQLYTEMLNRAVKSLRSGKEPDLLSPMQAVTDVNLGAPALLPADYCPDVHERLSLYKRFASCEAFDELTQLREELVDRFGNLPDPAKAFYETHRLRLEMVLYGIQKMDASPNGIQVTFITHPPLDPVKLIRLVQSNPQVQLNGQDRIKYLPAKGSAFDQLEQRIEAIRQLMKLLSTALVASAHPLPTPALSWIA; encoded by the coding sequence ATGTCGGATGCTGTCAATCCAGCGGCAGCGCCAAGGCCTGCTGCTTTACTTACACCCCCTATTCCCGTGCTACGGGCGGGGCAGCGCTTTACCTTCGATTCCATCGTTGGCTCTGCCGATGCGGCGCTCCTGGCACAAATGGCGAGCGCCTATCGCGCTAATTACAGCCAATTTGTAGTGCTATGCGCCAATGCGACCGATGCGCAACGATTATTGGAGGAGATCCCTAGCTTTGCCCCCCAATTGCGCATTCGCTTACTGCCAGATTGGGAGATCCTTCCCTACGATCATTTCTCGCCGCATCAAGATTTAATCTCTGAGCGCTTGGCCACCCTCCATGAAATGCAAAACGGCACGTGCGATCTGATCCTCATGCCGGTGACCACTGCATTGCAGCGCCTTGCCCCACCAGCATTTTTATCCGCTCATACTTTTTTCTTTCGCCAAGGTGAGCGCTTAAATGAAGAGGCGCTCCGTTTGCAATTGCAACAGGCGGGTTACGATCCGGTTAGTGCAGTGATGCGCCCTGGCGAGTACAGCATTCGCGGTGGCTTAATTGATTTGTTCCCGATGGGCTCATCCCTACCCTATCGCCTTGATCTCTTTGGCGATGAGATTGAACATATCCGTGCTTTTGATCCGGATACACAACGCAGCTTGTATCCAGTGAAAGAAATTCGCTTACTGCCGGGCCATGAGTTTCCCTTTGATGAGGCCTCACGCACAGCCTTTCGAGGGCGCTGGCGGGAGTATTTTGAGGGAGACCCAACGCGCTGTTCAATCTACAAGGATGTGAGTACCGGAATTCCGACGGCGGGGATTGAGTCTTACTTACCGCTGTTTTTTGACGAGACCGCTACCATCTATGATTACTTTGTACGCAGCGACAAGGTCGATCGCTCTGAGGATATCTGCCTTGGCTATATCGGTGATATTGAAACCAGTATCACGCAGTTCTGGAAAGATACCGAGCAACGCTATGCTTTTCTAAAGCACGATCTCGAGCGTCCTGTACTAAAGCCTCAGGATTTGTTCTTGAGCTTAGAGCAGTTTTATACGATTGCGAAGTCCTATCCGCGCTTTGTGCTCCAAACGCAAGCCGCATTGGATTCAACGACGGAACCTGTCTTTACCCAATTACCAGATGTCGCCATTCATCGACGCGATGCCGATCCCCTCAAGCGCTTGCGGCAATTAGTTTCTCAAAATGAATGGCGCATCCTAATTTGTGCAGAGAGTGCAGGACGACTCGAGTCAATTCGGCAACTCATTGAAGAGAGTAATTTAGGGTCTTCTAAAGATGCAGCGTTTGCTTTACACCCACAGGGTGTAAACACCATCGCTGATTTTGTAAAAGGTGATGAGCGCTTTGGGTGTTGCGTATCTCCCCTCTTTAATGGCTTTGTTTGGCAACCCCAGCAATTACTCATCATTACGGAGGCTGAGCTCTTCACGCAAACGGCGCGTCAGCGTCGGGGTAAGGAAACCAGCAATACCGATCCCGATACCCTCTTTAGGGATTTATCCGAGCTCAAGGTCGGCGACCCTGTGGTTCATGTTGAACATGGCATTGGTCGTTACCAGGGCTTGGTATTACTCAATATGGCGGGTCCTAAAGAAGCACCCGCCTTCGAGGAATTTTTGCACCTCATTTACGCGCACGATGCAACCTTGTATGTGCCAGTCCAGCAACTGCATCAGGTCACGCGCTATGCGGGGGCCGATCCGGATTCAGCGCCCTTACATCAATTGGGCTCTGGTCAGTGGGATAAAGCCAAGCGCAAGGCTGCTCAGCAAATACGAGATACGGCAGCAGAGCTTCTCAATCTCTATGCCGCACGAGCAATCCGCAAAGGTCATGCCTTCGAGTTCTCGGCACATGACTATGCCGCGTTTGCAGAGAGCTTTGGTTTTGAGGAGACCCCCGATCAAGCCAATGCAATTGCAGCAGTCATTGGCGATATGACCAGTGGTAAGCCGATGGATCGCTTGGTTTGTGGCGATGTGGGCTTTGGTAAAACCGAGGTGGCACTCCGCGCTAGTTTTGTGGCGGTGATGGGTGGCAAACAAGTGGCCATCCTAGCACCCACCACCCTACTAGCCGAGCAACACGCCTCTACCTGGAAAGATCGCTTTGCCGCCTGGCCCGTTCGGATTGTGGAGCTCTCGCGTTTTAAGACCGCGAAAGAAATTAATGCGGCATTGGCTGCGATTGCTGCGGGTGAGGCCGATATTGTGATTGGTACGCATAAGTTGCTATCCAAAGAAACGCAATTTGCTCGCCTTGGTTTGGTGATCGTTGATGAAGAACATCGTTTTGGTGTGCGTCAGAAAGATGCCTTGAAGGCACTGCGTGCTGAGGTGGATATCCTCACACTCACTGCCACCCCAATACCGCGCACTTTGGGCATGGCGCTCGAGGGCTTGCGTGAGTTCTCAGTCATTGCCACTGCTCCTCAGAAACGTCTAGCTATTAAGACCTTTGTGCGACGTGAGAGCGATGGCGTGATTCGGGAAGCGGTCCTTCGCGAGATCAAGCGCGGTGGTCAGGTGTACTTCTTACACAACGAGGTGGAGACCATCCAGAATCGCAAGCAAGCCTTGCAGATGCTCTTGCCCGAAGCCCGAATTACCGTGGCACATGGTCAAATGCACGAACGCGAGCTCGAGGCCGTAATGCGGGATTTTGTCACTCAGCGCAGCAATGTCTTACTGTGCACCACCATTATTGAGACCGGCATCGACGTACCAACCGCGAATACCATCATCATGCATCGCGCCGATAAATTTGGTTTGGCGCAGCTCCACCAATTGCGCGGCCGTGTGGGTCGCTCGCATCACCAAGCGTATGCCTACCTCTTAGTGCCCGATCCGGATGCGCTCACGAAGCAAGCCCATTTACGCCTAGATGCGATTGTGGCGATGGAGGAACTCGGTTCTGGTTTTTATCTCGCCATGCACGATCTAGAGATACGAGGGGCTGGTGAGGTCTTGGGTGATAAGCAATCGGGTGAGATTCATGAGATTGGGTTTCAGCTGTATACCGAGATGCTCAATCGTGCCGTCAAGTCCTTGCGCAGTGGCAAGGAGCCCGATCTCCTCTCACCCATGCAAGCGGTGACTGATGTCAATTTAGGGGCGCCTGCTCTGTTACCCGCTGATTACTGTCCGGATGTGCATGAGCGCCTATCACTCTACAAACGCTTTGCCAGCTGCGAAGCCTTTGATGAGTTGACTCAATTACGTGAAGAACTCGTTGATCGCTTTGGTAACTTGCCCGATCCCGCCAAAGCGTTTTATGAAACCCATCGCCTGCGCCTTGAAATGGTGCTCTATGGCATCCAGAAAATGGATGCAAGTCCCAATGGCATTCAGGTAACGTTTATTACACACCCCCCATTGGATCCCGTGAAATTGATTCGTTTGGTTCAATCCAACCCTCAAGTGCAACTCAATGGTCAAGATCGCATTAAATACTTACCTGCTAAGGGATCCGCGTTTGATCAGCTTGAGCAGCGCATCGAAGCGATTCGCCAGCTCATGAAACTCTTAAGCACCGCTCTGGTGGCTTCGGCACATCCTCTACCAACTCCTGCGCTCTCATGGATCGCTTAG
- the ispD gene encoding 2-C-methyl-D-erythritol 4-phosphate cytidylyltransferase gives MATLNKPCHAVLPSAGMGVRLGGDQPKQFRHLAGKPMLLYALDAFFACPEVNSVWIGMSPGSNPLIHDLKSRYPNPVKRFEFLETGGPTRQQTVLNTLAAMLDLGVDPHDWVLVHDAARPGITPELIARLITLVKAQEQAENHHQALQSGGLLAMPVADTMKETTHDAMRAKTTIDRSRLWQAQTPQMFPLKVLHDALSQAIEAGANITDEASAIERLGGQPLLVEGATRNFKVTHPADWELMELVLSERR, from the coding sequence ATGGCAACCCTAAATAAACCTTGCCATGCCGTTTTACCCTCCGCGGGCATGGGCGTGCGCTTGGGTGGCGATCAACCTAAACAGTTTCGGCATTTGGCGGGTAAGCCCATGTTGCTCTATGCCTTGGATGCTTTCTTTGCCTGCCCTGAAGTGAACTCCGTCTGGATCGGCATGAGTCCTGGCTCCAATCCTTTGATCCATGATCTCAAGTCACGCTACCCCAATCCAGTCAAACGCTTTGAGTTTCTGGAAACGGGTGGTCCCACGCGGCAGCAAACGGTCTTAAATACGCTTGCGGCGATGCTTGATTTGGGGGTTGATCCCCACGATTGGGTATTGGTGCACGATGCAGCCCGCCCAGGAATCACCCCTGAATTGATTGCCCGACTAATTACCTTAGTAAAAGCCCAAGAACAGGCTGAGAACCACCATCAGGCATTGCAATCCGGCGGCCTCTTGGCGATGCCGGTTGCCGATACGATGAAAGAGACCACGCATGATGCGATGCGTGCCAAAACCACGATTGATCGCTCGCGTCTGTGGCAAGCACAAACCCCACAGATGTTTCCTCTCAAAGTGCTCCATGATGCATTAAGTCAAGCCATTGAAGCTGGGGCCAATATTACCGATGAAGCGAGCGCGATTGAGCGCTTAGGTGGGCAACCTCTTTTGGTCGAGGGTGCTACCCGGAACTTCAAGGTAACCCATCCTGCCGATTGGGAGTTGATGGAGCTGGTACTCAGTGAGCGTCGGTAA
- the clpP gene encoding ATP-dependent Clp endopeptidase proteolytic subunit ClpP, translating into MSMSALETQALGLVPMVVETSGRGERAYDIYSRLLKERVVFLVGEVNDQTANLVIAQLLFLESENPDKEISLYINSPGGSVSAGLAIYDTMQFIKPHVSTLCMGMAASMGAFLLAAGEKGKRYALPNARVMIHQPLGGARGQASDIEIQAREILYLRERLNTILSQRTGQTIETIAKDTDRDNFMSAEQARDYGLVDKVIDQRGS; encoded by the coding sequence ATGAGCATGAGCGCACTTGAGACCCAAGCCCTTGGTTTAGTCCCGATGGTGGTAGAGACCTCCGGACGAGGAGAGCGTGCCTACGATATCTACTCACGTTTATTAAAAGAGCGGGTGGTGTTTCTGGTGGGTGAGGTTAATGATCAAACCGCCAACTTGGTGATTGCGCAATTGCTATTTTTGGAGAGTGAGAACCCCGATAAGGAGATCTCGCTCTATATCAACTCCCCGGGTGGATCGGTGTCTGCTGGTTTGGCAATCTATGACACTATGCAATTTATTAAGCCGCATGTGAGTACCTTGTGCATGGGAATGGCTGCCAGCATGGGCGCCTTCTTGCTGGCCGCTGGTGAAAAGGGCAAGCGCTATGCCTTGCCCAATGCACGTGTGATGATTCATCAGCCATTAGGTGGTGCCCGCGGTCAAGCCTCTGATATTGAGATCCAAGCCCGCGAGATCTTGTATTTGCGCGAACGCTTGAACACAATTTTGTCGCAACGCACTGGTCAAACGATTGAGACCATCGCCAAAGATACCGATCGCGATAATTTCATGTCAGCCGAGCAAGCGCGTGATTATGGCTTGGTTGATAAAGTGATTGATCAACGCGGTAGCTAA